The sequence CATGGGACTTCTGTTCGTCCAGGCCGTGCAAAACGTCGATATCCCGATCATGGCCGCCTATTTGCTGATGGTTTCGCTGATCTTCGTCACCATCAACCTGGTGGTCGATATCCTCTACACCGTGGTCGACCCGCGCCTGCGCGCGACAGTCGGCCGCGCCACGTAAGGCAGCCTGCATGTCCGACGCAGTCGTCTCCAATTCCGATCGGAAGAGCGCGCAACCGCCCCACGCCCGCAGCTGGTTCAGCCGCGCGCTCGACAGCGACGTGTTCTATTCGTTCCGCCGCTCCAAGCTCACCATGGTTGCGGCCGCCATAACGGTCGTGTTCTTCCTGCTTGCGATCTTTGCATCCGTGCTCGCGGTGCAGAACCCGTTCGATCCGGCGCAGCTCCAGTTGATCAATTCGCGGATCTCGCCGCTGTGGACCGCCGACGGCCAGAGCCCGTTCCTGCTCGGCACCGACGAGCAGGGCCGCGATGTGTTCTCCGCCATCCTCTACGGCATGCGCATCTCGCTCGCCGTGGGCGTTGCCGGCGTGATCTTCGCCGGCGCCCTCGGCATCGCGCTCGGTCTCATCGCCGGCTATTTCGGCGGCGCCGTCGACGGCGTCATCATGCGGATTGCCGACGTGCAGCTCACCTTCCCCGCCATCCTGATCGCACTGCTGGTCAACGGCATCGCAAAGTCGATCCTCGGCAACCGGCTGGACGCCACCAGCATGCTGTTCGTGCTGGTGATCTCGATCGGCCTCAGCTTCTGGGTCGGATATGCCCGGACCGTGCGCGGCTCCGTGATGGTCGAGAAGAACAAGGACTACGTCGCCGCCGCGCAGCTGATCGGCCTGCCCGCGCCGAAGATCATGCTGCGCCACGTGCTGCCGAACACGATGGGCCCGATCCTGGTCATCGCCACGATCAACCTTGCGCTCGCCATCATCACGGAAGCAACGCTGTCCTTCCTCGGCGTCGGCCTGCCCGACACCATGCCCTCACTCGGCACGCTGATCCGCATCGGCAACAACTATCTGTTCGCCGGCGAATGGTGGATCGTCGCCTTCCCCGGGCTCGCGCTGGCCGCGCTGATCCTGTCGATCAACCTGCTCGGCGACTGGCTGCGCGATGCGCTCAACCCGAAGCTTCGATGAGTACGCCTCGCCCATGACCGAACCCGTTCTCTCCGTGCGTAATCTCCAGGTCGAGTTCGCCTCCCGCCGCGGCACGCTGCGCGCCATCGACGACGTCTCCTTCGACATTGCCAAGGGCGAGGTGCTCGGGGTGGTCGGCGAATCCGGCGCCGGCAAATCCGTCACCGGCCTCGCGGTGATCGGCCTGATCGATCCGCCCGGCCGTATTGCCGGCGGCGAGATCCGCCTCGCAGGAATGCGCATCGACAACCTGCCGCCGGAGGAGATGCGGCGCGTCCGCGGCAAGCGCATCGGCATGATCTTCCAGGATCCCCTCACCTCGCTCAATCCGCTGTACAAGGTCGGCGACCAGATCGTCGAGACGATCCGGACCCACCTCAATCTCTCCGAATCCGCCGCCCGCCGCCGCGCCATCGATCTGCTCGCCGAGGTCGGCATTCCCGCGCCGGAGAAGCGCATCGACGGCTATCCCCACGAATTCTCCGGCGGCATGCGCCAGCGCGTGGTGATTGCGCTCGCGATCTGCGCCGAGCCGGAGCTGATCATCGCGGACGAGCCGACCACCGCGCTCGACGTCTCCGTGCAGGCCCAGATCATCTCGCTGATAAAGCGGCTCGGCCGCGATCACGGCACTGCCGTGATGCTGGTGACCCACGACATGGGCGTGATCGCGGAAACCTCGGACCGCGTCGCGGTGATGTATGCCGGACGCGTCGCCGAGATCGGCCCGGTGCAGGACGTCGTGAAGAACCCGCTGCATCCCTATGCCAAGGGCCTGATGGGCGCGATCCCGACGCTTGCCGGCGAAGACAAGCGCCTGGTGCAGATCCCGGGCTCGATGCCACGCCTGTCGGCGATTCCGCGCGGCTGCTCGTTCAACCCGCGCTGCGCTTTCGCGTTCGACCGTTGCCGTGTCGAGCGGCCGGAGCCGCTGCCGCGCGGCGCGCAATCGGTCGCCTGCCATCTCTACGACAATGTGCCGGCGGAGAGCGCGGCATGAGCACGCCTTTCGTCCAGGCCACCAATCTGCGCCGCGTCTTCGACGTCTCAAAACCTTGGCTGAACCGCGTGCTCGAAGGCGGCCATCTCGAATACCTCAAGGCTGTCGACGGGGTTACCTTCGACATCAGGAAGGGCGAGACCTTTGCGCTGGTCGGCGAGTCCGGCTCGGGCAAGACCACGGTGGCGCGGATGGTCGTCGGCCTGCTGCCGCCGAGCTCCGGCGACGTGCTGATCGACGGCGTCTCGATGGGCGATCCGAGGCAGGCACCGGCG is a genomic window of Bradyrhizobium sp. CB1717 containing:
- a CDS encoding ABC transporter permease; its protein translation is MSDAVVSNSDRKSAQPPHARSWFSRALDSDVFYSFRRSKLTMVAAAITVVFFLLAIFASVLAVQNPFDPAQLQLINSRISPLWTADGQSPFLLGTDEQGRDVFSAILYGMRISLAVGVAGVIFAGALGIALGLIAGYFGGAVDGVIMRIADVQLTFPAILIALLVNGIAKSILGNRLDATSMLFVLVISIGLSFWVGYARTVRGSVMVEKNKDYVAAAQLIGLPAPKIMLRHVLPNTMGPILVIATINLALAIITEATLSFLGVGLPDTMPSLGTLIRIGNNYLFAGEWWIVAFPGLALAALILSINLLGDWLRDALNPKLR
- a CDS encoding ABC transporter ATP-binding protein is translated as MTEPVLSVRNLQVEFASRRGTLRAIDDVSFDIAKGEVLGVVGESGAGKSVTGLAVIGLIDPPGRIAGGEIRLAGMRIDNLPPEEMRRVRGKRIGMIFQDPLTSLNPLYKVGDQIVETIRTHLNLSESAARRRAIDLLAEVGIPAPEKRIDGYPHEFSGGMRQRVVIALAICAEPELIIADEPTTALDVSVQAQIISLIKRLGRDHGTAVMLVTHDMGVIAETSDRVAVMYAGRVAEIGPVQDVVKNPLHPYAKGLMGAIPTLAGEDKRLVQIPGSMPRLSAIPRGCSFNPRCAFAFDRCRVERPEPLPRGAQSVACHLYDNVPAESAA